A portion of the Hyalangium minutum genome contains these proteins:
- a CDS encoding Crp/Fnr family transcriptional regulator → MAIVPETVLKACPIFKGFTDTGIAIFASIAVPRAFPKGTQLFAEGKKGESCLIVGEGTVRLSAKSQAGEEISLGDVTAGEPLGELALVQVGDRLCTATAISDVSALEIRHADFQKLLIQKPQACVKLLMGIVVYFGQKARDNREMLRTLVGKAPAA, encoded by the coding sequence ATGGCCATCGTGCCCGAGACCGTGCTGAAGGCGTGCCCCATCTTCAAGGGGTTCACCGACACTGGCATCGCCATCTTCGCCAGCATTGCTGTCCCGCGCGCCTTTCCCAAGGGCACCCAGCTCTTTGCCGAAGGCAAGAAGGGCGAGTCCTGCCTCATCGTCGGCGAGGGCACGGTGCGGCTCAGCGCGAAGAGCCAGGCCGGCGAGGAGATCTCTCTCGGGGACGTCACCGCCGGTGAGCCCCTGGGCGAGCTGGCCCTGGTGCAGGTGGGTGATCGCCTCTGCACCGCCACCGCTATCTCGGATGTCTCCGCGCTGGAGATCCGCCACGCGGACTTCCAGAAACTCCTGATCCAAAAGCCCCAGGCCTGCGTGAAGCTGCTGATGGGCATCGTCGTGTACTTCGGCCAGAAGGCCCGCGATAACCGCGAGATGCTCCGCACGCTCGTCGGAAAGGCCCCTGCCGCCTGA
- a CDS encoding DedA family protein — protein MEELLTSLLSNTQGFIAYATVFLILLACGLGVPLPEDISLILGGFLAHKGAASLPVMMVVGFAGILAGDSLIFHFGRKLGSKVGRKPGGFFARIITPEKRAKVEGLFEKHGHKVVMIARFMPGVRAVTYFTAGSVGMPYWRFIFWDGLAALLSAPVFVFLGFHFGSELDFLIGKLKDGQFVVMGILVAAGVGYFLWQRRKAAAAARDAAQSLQQAAVAPVIPHEVAVADGRPASFLDAPEKQAVAARSHTSELQK, from the coding sequence GTGGAAGAGCTACTCACCAGTCTCCTGAGCAATACCCAGGGCTTTATCGCTTACGCGACCGTCTTCCTGATCCTCCTGGCCTGCGGCCTGGGGGTTCCGCTGCCCGAAGACATCTCGCTCATCCTGGGCGGCTTCCTGGCTCACAAGGGCGCGGCGAGCCTGCCGGTGATGATGGTAGTGGGCTTCGCGGGCATCCTCGCGGGCGACAGCCTCATCTTCCACTTTGGCCGCAAGCTGGGCTCCAAGGTAGGCCGCAAGCCCGGAGGCTTCTTCGCGCGCATCATCACGCCCGAGAAGCGCGCCAAGGTGGAGGGCCTCTTCGAGAAGCACGGCCACAAGGTCGTCATGATCGCCCGCTTCATGCCGGGCGTGCGCGCGGTGACGTACTTCACCGCGGGCTCGGTGGGCATGCCCTACTGGCGCTTCATCTTCTGGGATGGCCTTGCCGCGCTCCTGTCCGCGCCGGTGTTCGTGTTCCTCGGCTTCCACTTCGGCAGCGAGCTGGACTTCCTCATCGGCAAGCTCAAGGACGGCCAGTTCGTGGTGATGGGCATCCTCGTCGCGGCCGGCGTGGGGTACTTCCTGTGGCAGCGGCGCAAGGCGGCTGCTGCGGCTCGCGACGCCGCCCAGTCCCTTCAACAAGCGGCCGTGGCGCCCGTGATTCCGCACGAGGTGGCCGTGGCCGACGGCCGCCCCGCGTCCTTCCTGGACGCGCCGGAGAAGCAGGCCGTGGCGGCCCGCTCCCACACCTCCGAGCTGCAGAAGTAG
- a CDS encoding TIGR02266 family protein → MTDSNQGPIGLAVKLPFATPEEFLAKYGTNLSRGGIYLRSKTVKPPGTPVTLDLKLSTGARIIYASAVVHFVTGQQGQGIPGMGLRFLTLDPETKRFLDSALAHVPHAQSAEPPVPAGVGPADFAVPPQPTPAPVAASPGDALTPDAASVAPTPAPTSSPQAVPLPPAPPSTDIPAPAPLAEHPPLAHPSTDIPAPAPLAEHPPSEPPRTATPAPVPQSPPPPPAATPSSPSRTGIPSVGPQAAPPPPPPPRTATPAPIPEAAPPTPAPPPTAPPEPLPEAAAPPSAPAPAPAPATPPAPPAPPSSPAEASPPPAPAAPPATAQATPPAPPAPTPASASQNPTRPSGSFVPVVSSNAGTLNAPAFEPPKEEPKREGPVIGIDLGTTNSCAAYVRNGKPEVLRSREGHNTVPSILALNTRGKMVLGHPAKGQMLTNPRQTVYGAKRLVGRAYDSPIVQHIKDRFHYEVAPGENGEAAVKLGNRVFSLQQISALILREVREVAQNQLGQPVSRAVITVPAYYNDNQRQAVRDAGQLAGLYVERILNEPTAAALAYGYGRKLKQRILVYDLGGGTFDASVLELHDTVYEVVSTGGDTFLGGIDFDNAIVEYLLEEFQKQTGKVFQGDRVAMQRIHDAAERAKCSLSERNDMRIHVAFVTMIDNTPYDLDVTLTRKKLIELTEKLVDRTIEVCGEVLEAKGLTQQDIHEVVLVGGQSRFPLVHEKITQYFGKPPTKNVHPDEAVALGAALLAHSLGQKEGVTLIDVLPMAIGVGLPGGRFKAVMERNTALPTTKSYTVTTHRDNQAELEVSIFQGESNRIAENEFLGTLKLTGLPHRPRGEVQVTITFEVNSESLLKVTAKENSTGKEISSTFSTRDTPEAVKARLAQAQEPAQAGAPSAGTKGAPGTTPAAEPPSPTKKTGMVGWLKGLFGRR, encoded by the coding sequence TTGACGGATTCCAATCAGGGGCCGATTGGGCTGGCGGTCAAGCTGCCCTTTGCCACCCCGGAAGAGTTCCTCGCGAAGTACGGCACCAACCTCAGCCGGGGCGGCATCTACCTGCGCTCCAAGACGGTGAAGCCGCCAGGCACGCCTGTCACCCTGGACCTGAAGCTGTCCACCGGGGCGCGCATCATCTACGCCTCGGCCGTGGTCCACTTCGTCACGGGCCAGCAGGGCCAGGGCATCCCCGGCATGGGGCTGCGCTTCCTCACGCTCGATCCCGAGACGAAGCGCTTCCTGGACTCGGCACTCGCCCACGTGCCCCACGCCCAGTCGGCGGAGCCCCCTGTGCCCGCGGGTGTAGGGCCTGCTGACTTTGCCGTTCCACCTCAACCTACACCAGCACCGGTGGCGGCCTCCCCAGGCGATGCGCTAACGCCCGATGCGGCGAGCGTCGCGCCGACGCCGGCTCCCACCTCCTCCCCTCAGGCCGTGCCTCTGCCGCCCGCGCCTCCCAGCACGGACATTCCCGCGCCTGCCCCCTTGGCCGAGCATCCACCGCTCGCGCATCCCAGCACGGATATTCCTGCGCCTGCCCCCCTGGCCGAGCATCCACCTTCTGAGCCCCCTCGCACGGCCACTCCCGCGCCCGTCCCGCAGAGCCCGCCCCCGCCACCTGCAGCGACGCCGTCCTCCCCGTCGCGCACGGGGATCCCCTCTGTTGGCCCCCAGGCCGCGCCCCCACCTCCACCCCCTCCGCGCACGGCGACTCCGGCTCCCATTCCCGAGGCCGCGCCCCCGACTCCCGCTCCTCCACCTACGGCCCCTCCCGAGCCCCTGCCAGAGGCCGCCGCTCCACCATCCGCGCCTGCTCCGGCCCCAGCGCCCGCCACCCCACCCGCGCCGCCTGCACCTCCTTCTTCTCCGGCTGAGGCCTCCCCTCCCCCGGCGCCCGCCGCTCCTCCGGCGACTGCGCAGGCCACGCCTCCCGCGCCCCCGGCCCCAACGCCCGCCTCCGCCAGCCAGAACCCGACGCGCCCCTCGGGCAGCTTCGTGCCCGTCGTCTCCTCCAACGCGGGGACTCTCAACGCGCCCGCCTTCGAGCCGCCCAAGGAGGAGCCCAAGCGTGAGGGGCCAGTCATTGGCATCGATCTCGGCACGACGAACTCGTGCGCGGCCTACGTGCGCAACGGCAAGCCCGAGGTGCTGCGCAGCCGCGAGGGCCACAACACGGTGCCCTCCATCCTGGCGCTCAACACGCGTGGGAAGATGGTGCTCGGCCACCCGGCCAAGGGGCAGATGCTCACCAACCCCCGTCAGACGGTGTACGGGGCCAAGCGGCTCGTGGGCCGCGCCTACGACTCGCCGATCGTCCAGCACATCAAGGACCGGTTCCACTACGAGGTGGCCCCCGGCGAGAACGGCGAAGCGGCGGTGAAGCTGGGCAACCGCGTCTTCTCGCTGCAGCAGATCTCCGCGCTCATCCTGCGCGAGGTGCGCGAGGTGGCGCAGAACCAGCTTGGCCAGCCCGTGTCTCGGGCGGTGATCACGGTGCCCGCCTACTACAACGACAACCAGCGCCAGGCAGTGCGCGACGCCGGTCAGCTGGCCGGGCTCTACGTGGAGCGCATCCTCAACGAGCCCACGGCGGCGGCGCTGGCGTACGGCTACGGGCGCAAGCTCAAGCAACGCATCCTGGTCTACGATCTGGGCGGCGGTACCTTCGACGCGTCGGTGCTGGAGCTGCACGACACCGTCTACGAAGTGGTCTCCACCGGCGGCGACACGTTCCTGGGCGGTATCGACTTCGACAACGCCATCGTCGAGTACCTGCTGGAGGAGTTCCAGAAGCAGACGGGCAAGGTCTTCCAGGGCGATCGGGTGGCCATGCAGCGCATCCACGACGCAGCCGAGCGCGCCAAGTGCTCGCTGTCGGAGCGCAACGACATGCGCATCCACGTGGCGTTCGTGACGATGATCGACAACACGCCGTACGATCTGGACGTCACGCTCACGCGCAAGAAGCTGATCGAGCTGACCGAGAAGCTGGTGGATCGGACGATCGAGGTCTGCGGCGAGGTGCTCGAGGCGAAGGGGCTCACGCAGCAGGACATCCACGAGGTGGTGCTGGTGGGAGGCCAGAGCCGCTTCCCGCTGGTGCACGAGAAGATCACCCAGTACTTCGGCAAGCCGCCCACGAAGAACGTGCACCCGGACGAGGCGGTGGCGCTGGGCGCGGCCCTGCTGGCGCACAGCCTGGGTCAGAAGGAGGGAGTAACCCTCATCGACGTGCTGCCCATGGCGATCGGCGTGGGGCTGCCGGGCGGGCGCTTCAAGGCCGTCATGGAGCGCAACACGGCGCTGCCCACGACCAAGTCGTACACGGTGACCACGCACCGGGACAACCAGGCGGAGCTCGAGGTGAGCATCTTCCAGGGCGAGTCCAACCGGATCGCGGAGAACGAGTTCCTGGGGACGCTGAAGCTGACGGGCCTGCCCCACCGCCCGCGCGGTGAGGTGCAGGTGACGATCACCTTCGAGGTGAACAGCGAGTCGCTGCTGAAGGTGACGGCCAAGGAGAACTCGACGGGGAAGGAGATCTCCAGCACCTTCTCCACGCGCGACACACCGGAGGCCGTGAAGGCCCGGCTGGCACAGGCGCAGGAGCCCGCCCAGGCGGGAGCACCGTCAGCCGGAACCAAAGGCGCACCGGGCACCACGCCCGCGGCCGAGCCCCCGTCGCCCACGAAGAAGACGGGCATGGTGGGCTGGCTCAAGGGGCTCTTCGGACGGCGCTGA
- the guaB gene encoding IMP dehydrogenase, with protein MLNPDVRLALTFDDVLLLPAASSVVPKDVELSTRLTRNLRLNIPLLSAAMDTVTEARTAIAMAQEGGIGVIHKNMTPEQQALEVLKVKKFESGMVVDPVTIEPDAPLARALDLMRQHGISGIPVTKGRKLVGIVTSRDVRFETNVTQKVEQVMTRKLITGREGINQAEAQALLHQHRIEKLLIVNEEFELKGLITIKDIEKRRTHPNAAKDAKGRLLCAAAVGVSADREARIDALVRAGVDVIVVDTAHGHSKGVIAGVRDTRKNFKGFELIAGNVATAEGTRALIEAGVDAVKVGIGPGSICTTRVVAGVGVPQITAVDDCAREADKHGIPIISDGGIKYSGDIVKALAAGASSVMIGSLFAGTEEAPGDVILYQGRSYKSYRGMGSLGAMKQGAKDRYFQSDVDAVKLVPEGIEGRVPYKGTLAMNVHQMLGGIRSGMGYVGCATIEELRTQAQFVRITSAGLKESHVHDVIITEEAPNYRVE; from the coding sequence ATGCTGAACCCCGATGTCCGGCTCGCGCTCACCTTCGATGACGTGTTGCTGCTGCCCGCCGCCAGCTCGGTCGTCCCCAAGGATGTCGAGCTGTCCACCCGTTTGACGCGCAACCTTCGCCTGAACATTCCGCTGCTGTCGGCGGCCATGGACACCGTGACGGAGGCCCGCACGGCCATCGCGATGGCGCAGGAGGGCGGCATCGGCGTCATCCACAAGAACATGACGCCCGAGCAGCAGGCGCTCGAGGTGCTCAAGGTCAAGAAGTTCGAGAGCGGCATGGTGGTGGACCCCGTCACCATCGAGCCGGATGCCCCGCTGGCCCGCGCGCTGGACTTGATGCGCCAGCACGGCATCTCCGGCATCCCTGTGACGAAGGGCCGGAAGCTGGTGGGCATCGTCACCAGCCGCGACGTGCGCTTCGAGACGAACGTCACCCAGAAGGTAGAGCAGGTGATGACGCGCAAGCTCATCACCGGCCGCGAGGGCATCAACCAGGCCGAGGCCCAGGCGCTGTTGCACCAGCACCGCATCGAGAAGCTCCTCATCGTCAACGAGGAGTTCGAGCTCAAGGGGCTCATCACCATCAAGGACATCGAGAAGCGGCGCACGCACCCCAACGCGGCCAAGGATGCCAAGGGGCGCCTGCTGTGCGCCGCCGCCGTGGGCGTCTCCGCGGATCGCGAGGCCCGCATCGACGCGCTGGTGAGGGCCGGCGTGGACGTGATCGTCGTGGACACGGCGCACGGGCACTCGAAGGGCGTGATCGCCGGGGTGCGCGACACGCGCAAGAACTTCAAGGGCTTCGAGCTGATCGCCGGCAACGTGGCCACCGCCGAGGGCACCCGGGCGCTCATCGAGGCCGGTGTGGACGCGGTGAAGGTGGGCATTGGCCCGGGCTCCATCTGCACCACCCGCGTGGTGGCCGGCGTGGGCGTGCCGCAGATCACCGCCGTGGATGACTGCGCGCGCGAGGCCGACAAGCACGGCATCCCCATCATCTCGGATGGAGGCATCAAGTACTCGGGCGATATCGTGAAGGCGCTCGCCGCGGGGGCGAGCTCGGTGATGATCGGCTCGCTCTTCGCGGGCACCGAGGAGGCTCCGGGCGACGTCATCCTGTACCAGGGCCGCAGCTACAAGAGCTACCGGGGCATGGGCTCGCTGGGCGCCATGAAGCAGGGTGCCAAGGACCGCTACTTCCAGTCGGACGTGGACGCGGTGAAGCTGGTACCCGAGGGCATCGAGGGCCGCGTGCCGTACAAGGGGACCCTGGCGATGAACGTCCACCAGATGCTGGGCGGCATCCGCAGCGGCATGGGCTACGTGGGGTGCGCCACCATCGAGGAGCTGCGCACCCAGGCCCAGTTCGTCCGCATCACCTCGGCCGGGCTCAAGGAGAGCCACGTGCACGACGTGATCATCACCGAAGAGGCGCCCAACTACCGCGTGGAGTAG